AAGGATATCCCATCTCGCGAGAtggtatttcctcttggcctcatcagactgccaaaagaaacgagatctaaagaaatcaagtcgctttcGAACCCCTTTCGGAATTTCGAAGAACGAAAGTAAAAACATTGGCATGCTAGTCAATACTGAGTTAATCAAAACTAGTCGACCTCCAtatgacatcagcttgcccttccagcagctgagtttttttgggataattagatttatacccctagttgtgtcccactcgtctgttttacccctaattcccaaaagtcaccggttctgtccaagtcactttgatcctcttatgcttttgccctttgaccgtttgaccgttagtttgaaaacttcataactaattcatacaaaatcaaaaaaatgcaaataagataccaaaatgttcagaaaaacatcacatatatgtcagtgtcatttgcattcatgaaaaaagtgttggaaagtacacatccgagttttagctcttttgataccaccatgaatagtaaactctaaaaaattcaaaaaaattcaaaaacatatggtggcaaagaacgacaagtgttctaagtgcttgccaagtttcattagggaacgacattcgtggaagtcgtggcaaaaaaataatctattttggagtgctgattttttttgccgcggcacccacgaatgttattccctgatgaaacttggcagacacttaaaacatttgtcattctttgccaccaaattatttttgaatttttttgaacttttttagattttactattcatggtggtagcataagagctaaaactcggatgggcactttccaacacttttttcatggatgcaaatgacactgacatataggtgatgtttttctgaatattttggtatcttatttgcatttttctgatttagtatgaattagttatgaagttttcaaactgacggtcaaacggtcaaagggcaaaagcataagaggagcaaagtgatttggacataactggtgacttttgggaattaggggtaaaacagacgagtgggacacaactaggggcataaatctaattatcccttttttttcaattcgttcttcaatacatttccattctttattggaTAGTTTACGGTGATGAATCGGAATACCCAAGTAACTGAATGGCAAAGCACCTaattcgcatccaaacaattgtcTGTAAGTATGTGCCTCGTCTTTGGCCTTCCAAAAACAAAACACCTCGCTCTTATGAAAATTGATTTTTAAGCCAGACAATTGTTCGAATAGACATAAGATAAGTTTCATGTTACGTGCCTTagccatgtcatgttccatgaaaagaatagtgtcatcagcatattgtagaatggacacccctccatcaaccagatgaggaacTAGACCCTCTACATGGCCATGTTGGTTGGCCCTGCCAATAATGACGGCCAATATATCTGCCACAATATTGAACAGAAGAGGTGATatggaatccccttgtctcaacccCTTATGCGTCTGGAAGTAGTGACTGATGTCATCGTTCACCTTAATTCCGACACTACCTTTCTGGACTTGAGTATCCACCTGGTGCCTCCAGGTTTCACTAAAACCCTTCATGCGCATTACCTGCTGAAGAAAAGGCCATTTTactttatcataagccttctcgaaatccacttttaaGATAACCCCGTCTAGTTTCTTCGAGTGAATCTCATGAAGTGTTTCATGTAAGACAACCACTCCTTCGAGTATGTGTCGTCCAGGCATGAAAGTTGTCTGACTAGGTTGAACCACTGAGtgagcaatttgtgtcaatctattggttccTACCTTTATGAAGATTTTAAAACTCACATTCAGCAGGCAAATGGGTCGGAATTGTTCTATCCGGACGGCCTCATTCTTCTTCGGTAATAATGTTATCGTATCAAAGTTGAGGTGAAACAACTCCAAATGGCCATCGAAAAAATCGTGAAAtataggcataagatcatctttaatgatatgccaacatttcttatagaattcagctggaAACCCATTTGGTTCCGGTGCTTTATTCAGCTTCATTTGAGTTATGGCCAGATGAACTTCTTTTTCAGTAAACGGTGCAGAGAGAACATCGTTCTCCGCTGCCTGTAATTAAGGTATATCATCAATCACAGACTCATCAAGAGACACCGTGGAAGTATTCGGAGGTCCAAAAAAGCTTTTATAATAGTTGGAAATATACGCTTTCAGATTTTCATGCCCCACTATTGTCCCCTCGTCCCGTTCAAGCTGTCTATAGGCTTGTTTTACAGGGTTTATCGTACAGACTGATGTGAAGCAAACTGATCGGCTTAGGATAAGCAGCAGGGGCCCCACCCCATGAAACCAGGGGGAGCGAATTAGCGAGAGGGGGTCCATAATAGACGCGTAAAACACCTGTACGCCTAGGATTATTGCCTCTAAAGTTCAGTGGTTCAACTTTATTATAGACACGCGCATCAGCGAAGCTAATGACTAGAGCGAAAACACACAAAAAAAAAGAGCCTGGGAAGACTAGGCTCCGAAAGCTCAGAATTTTCAGCAGCACCCAGCGAGGCAGTCGCTTCACAACACTGAACGATATGACTATGTCACTGAGGCATTGAGCTATAAATGTCGTCGTGGAAGGTGATAGTTGGCGTGATGGTACTGGTGCTGTGGTAAAAGGCAACGCGAGGACATTTGTCAGGCAAACATAGGAATCGATCGCGCACTTGAAGAGAGGATCAAGAACGAGACGTCCCCGACAACAAACATGGTGGTCCCAAAGCCCCGTGGTCGATATTTCAAAACTCAGAAGGGGTGCATAGCAAGCGAAATTTCGAAGGGTCACGTAGGTGCAGGAGGAAAACATCTCCAGCTGTTGATCAGCGTCGTGATCCAAGTAGATGATCCGGcggaaattggttgaaaaatagaTGCAAATACTTAACCGAATACTAGGCAGTATAGGCGTCTATTCTGTATAAATACTTTCGTTGGGCGTCTTTCTATTTGTGTATATGCTACATCCCGTTctgttaggccaactccaacgcccGATCCCAAACGGACGTCGTTTCGTCCGCTTTTCATCCGGTTCGGGATGGCAATGGGGTCGAGTTTGGCCGGATTTGTGGATGTGGTGGCCGTGCGTCCAATGCGCACGGCCGCGCTGCGTCCCGTTCGCATGCATTTTatttttgcaaacacatatcttttatTTTCTTCATTGATTTGTGATACATGAAAACACATCACCAAATCTTGactagaatagcaagaccaaaaaaacaagaaccacaaaaAGACATTTTAGAAGATATGCAACTTCCACAGCTGCTCCCGTAAGTTGGATTTGTGCCTTCTCAAcacattcattgttgatctgtggaggctcgatcttgcgtactctttcttcttcgagtctaaagaaataggcgttgcttcctcgcatctagtctcaccTCTAGCATCTAGTttagcaacaagtgcactagtctcatctctagcctccaTTCTAGCTTAAAGTTCACGgacatctactaaattgcactctatcaatatatcgatgtattcttcttcccaatacaaaagtTGTATCCACTCTACACAAGAAAAATTTAAGTTAGTACAACTTGTCAAATTCGAGAGCATAACCGAAGctaagtagcacataccccatcgtctgagcacttgatgaacacccatctggGATGTTCCGGTGTCGTAGAAACGCAGTGCAAGACCTTCTTCGGGCAGTCGTCGCACTTAACGAGTGGCAATGGTGCGTTGACAAGCTTTTGGGCTAGCACCGTGCCCGGCCAACGGCCGTTCGTGTATCTTCTGGCAAACCGCCGACAGTGTAGATCTGAGCGACTAGAGGcggagtcagtacctgcatgcggccttggGCCTTGCCGTGGCCTTCTGGctcggtgcccggccagtccatggcacgAGCGTCCTTCATCAGCCGGGCAAGCTCAAGTCCGGCCGGATCAGCTCCAAATTCGACGAGAGCGCAAATCAGGTggtcgtggttgggtagctcggggcGGCGAGGGAACGGTGGCTGCGACAAGGGTTGAGGCGAGCGCACGGCCAAGCTGCACAACGGCAACGACCGCGGCGTCGAGGGACGAGAGTGGCGGGGTGCGgctggagcgggggggggggggggatagaaaCAGGGGGGTCTGTCTCCCTGACGGGCAGGCCAGGGGAGGACATGGGCAGGCGCCATGCGCCGTTCGCGCGTGTCCGTCGGCCGCAAACTGGGCCCAAACTTGAGCTGGAAATGGGTCGAAAGGGGACAGAAAATGGACGACGATCCGTTTGCGGCCGTGCGTTGGGAGGCCTGCTTTGTCCGTTTACCCCCGAATGGAAGCGggcggacaggatggggtcgcgcgttggagttggccttacaccATGTTCGACGAGTTCTTTACActgttcatcttcatcttcttttaTTTCTATCATGTTCCACTCTCAGGTTTGAGTACTGTTTCATCCTCTTCTTtctctatttctttttcttttgtgtagTTACTCTCGCCTTTACGTGATGTGGACCCATCAGTTTGGCCTATCCTGCTGCTTCGCAAGTTCATGCCATCGTTCTTCCCATGAAAACTTGCTACGCTATTTTTGTcaattttttattttctcttccCACAAATATCCATCCCTCTATTCAACACATGCATGCTTGTACTATGAAATCTCCCTTTGTCAAAAGACTTTGATGCCTGCCTTATGAACTTCAATTGAGATACCATTTTGATTTCGTTCATTCAAAGTGCAATGCCTTTTGTATGATTTGATTTGATTTTCAGTCCTAACATTTTGGTTCTTGTTCTACCAggttaaattttatgaaacttgctTTCTTGTTTTTAGAAAACTTACCCAGTACATTAagttttgtactccctccgatctttttaagttcgcatataagatttgtcgaAGTCAAGCATCGTAAagttgaccaactttatagaaaaataaTATCAACATTCATAATGTGAAATCAGTATCagtagatgtgtcatgacttaaaatttcatattatataactttagcatggtagatgttgatattttttcatataaatatggtcaaactttatgaagtttgaattcagacaattcttatacgcagagtaaaaaggaccgaaggAAATATGTAGGAAGGACACAAGAGACAATTTGTATTATtattgcatggttgcttgagagagccTACGTTCCACTTACACCTCtcgcggattgataaactttaTGTCATCATTTGAAAggaaattgttgttgtcctactgtcctctgtgcttggaggcccagcaGAGTCTACAAGAATAGATGTGAGCAGTAGACATCAAGAACCCACCAGAGACACCTGCAATGTACAAGGCCTAAGGCAATACTGCAATCACTATTTCGATCTACTATCATGTCGGTGTCCTTCTGCATGATTATGTCTAAGCACTCATGTTAGTTCATTCACATGTTTTCACTAAACTCATGGTCGATTCTTCGTGCAGATGGTAGAAAGAGGGGCGAAGCTAACGGTAGTACAACAACGTTGATGGTACTGGAGGTTGGGGCCAACGGAGGAAGCCTCGCTAGAGTAGTAACAAGGTGGAGCCACCTCCGCGGTGGTGACAATACTTTTGGACCAATAAAGAAGAACTCGTTGTAATGGGAGGTAAGGATTAGGGGTGGCTAGGGGTAAAGGTTTGACCTAACGGAGCCATTGTGTATGACGGGTTAGCATGCAATGGTGCCGACATAGGCAAGATCAGATAATGAAGATGGTGATAGTGGGTTGGGCAACGAAAATGTccgagaaagaaaaaaacaaataacACTATGAGTTAACGTAAAATAATTGTAATTTTCTTACCTATAGGTAGACCCATGAGTTTTGCCACATCTATGGATAAATCATACAAAATTAAAGTTGCATGACCAGATGGCATATTATTGTTGGAAAAGGGGAGTGGAAGTGAGCCCACAATGGAACTCTAGAGCTATTAATGAGAGGTTAGTGGGAATTTGACTCGTAAGTTTTCACGTCTGAGAAAACTTACCTTAGGTTTAGCCCCATTCAATCTTCGTCCCCATTGCACCTCTTTTTCCCGTTTGCTAAATGTCAGGTGTCTGAACATTTTTAGGGTGTCAGTCAATTTCTGCTTTTTCAGAGGCCGAAAGCAGTGACGAGAGTCGACCCTAGCAGGCCGTGTTGTGAACAAGCCGAAGCCGGTGATAGCCGGCGGAAGCGACTCCGAAACTTGATGGGCGtgggtcgaggggggggggggggtggtacgTGGGTCGCTAGAGTTGTTGCATATCAGGGTGGGGGCCTCTATAGAGATGGTCGCGGCGAGGGTGAGGCCGCGTGTGACAACGCCCACTAGCTGCGAGGGAGGGGGGATCCAAGCAGTTGAGGCGGGTGGGTGGGCGAATGCATGATGAAGAAGAAAgaaaggttgaagatgaactgtgtCTGTGTGAGGTGATTGCGGAAGTTGGATGATGATCCGACGGCCAAAAAAAAATGaatgatgccaaatttgttttcaCAAATAGGTGCTCCCGATattatttttcagaaattgcacCCCATTAATTTTGTCTCACTCCACAGTCCACGCTCTCATTCGGCACAATTGTCCAAAAGGTACAACCAAACCCTAAATATCAGCAATGTGGCTAATTCACCAACTTGTGACTGACAGGCCACAAGTGGCCTGGCCTCCCTATCTACATTACCACCCCTCTTCCTCCATTGAATCCTTCCATTCCTTTCTtgccatctccggccgcaccacaATGGCCACCACAACCACCACAACTGTCACCGAACCTGACAATGCCGACGAGTCTTCACCACCATCTAAGAATGTCATGTACGAGCTAGCCGCGCGGAACATCTACTACGCGAAGCCGGCCGCGGCGCCGACATTGTCGCTCGGCCGGCTCCTGAAGCCATGCGGCGCGGCCCTTTCGACGCCCGAGTACATCCTCCGCGACGTGTCGCTCACGGCGCGGGCGGGGGAGATCCTGGCCGTCGTCGGCCCGAGCGGCGCCGGCAAGTCCACGCTGCTCGACATCCTCGCGGTGCGGACCGCGCCCACCCACGGGCGCCTCCTGCTCAACTCGGCGCCGCTCCGGTCCTCCTCCTTCCGCCGGCTCTCCGCCCACGTTCCCCAGGCGGACGTCGCGCTGTCGCTGCTCACCGTGGCCGAGACGTTCACCTTCGCCGCGTCGCTGCTTTACCATACGTCGGCGTCCGCGGCCTCGACCGCGGTCACGGCGCTCCTCGCGGACCTCCGTCTGGCGCACGCGGCTCACACGCGGGTCTCCGCGTCCCGGCTGTCGGGTGGCGAGCGCCGGCGGGTCTCCATTGGCCTCGCCCTGCTCCGCGACCCCGGGGTGCTCCTGCTCGATGAGCCGACCTCCGGCCTCGACTCCTCCTCGGCGTTCGTGGTCGTCGGCTGCCTCCGCGCCGTGGCGGCCGCCAGAGGCACGACGGTGGTGCTGTCCATCCACCAGCCCAGCGCGCGCCTCCTCTCCGCCGTGGATTCGCTCCTGCTCCTCTCCCGCGGCATCGTCCTCCACCACGGCTCCCTCGCCTCCCTCGACGCCGCCCTCCTCTCACACGGCTTCGCCGTGCCCGCGCAGCTCAACCCGCTAGAGTACGCCCTCGAGGTCATCGACCAGATACCCCATCCCTCGCCCTCCTCCCCTGAACCCAAGTCGGAACAAGATCTCACAACCAAGACATCGGATTCGGACCGCCACAGGCCGGTCATGGCGACACCGCCGTCGTTGTCGTGTACTTCGCCGTGCTCGCGGATACATGAGTTCGTAGTTCTGTACAAAAGGGCGTGGAAGGTGGTGTATCGCAGCAAGCAGCTGCTATTGACCAACTTCCTCGAGGCTGTCATCGTCGGGACGCTGCTGGGCACCATCTACATCAACGCCGGCTATGGCGAGGCCGGCGCACAGAAGCGACTGGGGCTCTTCGCCTTCACGCTGACGTTCCTGCTCACCTCCACCACGGAGACGCTGCCGACGTTCGTCACGGAGCGGCCTATCGTGCTCGCTGAGACGGCGGCTGGTCTGTACCGGCTGTCCTCCCACGCCACCGCGGCCACGATGGTGTTCCTCCCGTATCTCCTGGCGGTGGCGCTGCTCTACTCCTCGTGCGTCTACTTCCTCGTCGGCCTCTGCGCGTCGCCGGCGGCATTCGCAGTGTTTGtgctggtggtgtgggcggtggtGCTCACGGCCAACTCCTTCGTGCTCTTCATCAGTTCCTTCGCGCCGGACTACATCGCGGGAATGTCGCTGGTGTCGGTGTCGCTGGCCGGGTTCTTCCTCTTCTCTGGCTACTTCCTGTCCCGGGAGAGCACGCCGGTGTACTGGGTGTTCATGCACTACGCCTCTCCCTACAAGTACGCGCTGGACGCCATGCTCGCCAACGAGTACTCGTGCGCGGCGAACCGGTGCTTTGGGGTGGCCGGCGCCGGAGAGGAGTGCTCCGAGACGGGGCGCGACGTGCTGGCGGCGAGAGGCCTCACGGCGGAGGAGCGGTGGACGGGAGTGCAGGTGCTGTTTGGATTCTTCCTCCTCTACCGGGTGCTCTACTGGGTCGTGCTCAGCCGGAGAGCGTCCAGAGCCAAGAGGTGACCATTGATCGATCCATGAATCTCGTCTCCTCCATTACTACACTACGTAGTGCGTATACGAGTGTGTGTGAACGCATGCATGGAGAAGAAGGAGCTTCGTGCATGCGACAGTAAAGGTACGCCAATGTCAAAGTTCATCGACAGAGTGGTTAACCGGTAATTAAGCTGCTATACTGATGTATATTGTGAACATAAAATGACCTTCTACATAAATGTATGCATGGATATGGATAATAAACAGTGAGAATTCTCTACATGCCATTGATTATACTGATGGTTGGTCGATAGTATAGAGGGAATTGAGCCCTTCTTCAGTGGCATGTGAGGAATTCTCTAATGATAATTTGTGGGTACTGGCTTGATTTTTGTAATAACTTTGGCTTTCTTTTCAAACGTTCAAATGTAGTGCAAATATAATTCACCTGAATATTTTGAATGCCTGGCCATCGCCGTCTTTTAAGCATTCGAAAGGGTAGTGCGATTATAGGTAACCTGGTCATTTGAAGTCCTGGTCATCTTTTCAAATTTTGGATCAAGATATTGCCATGCATTTTTTTCCAACATCGCTTCATACAATCTTTCTAGAGAATTATAACCACGTACAGTTTGCTAAAGTTGTGCAATTTCAGTACTCCAATTGTAGGCTAACTGTTGTCTAATCTTAAGTGGCTAAGGTTATGATATTTCAGCCAACAGACAATTAACAAAAACAAAATCAATGTAGTTTGATTTGTCTTGTTAAACATAGGAAAAATTAAAATTTTGATTTGACCACTGATCGGCAAAAAAAATCACCTGTCGTTCTCCTTGAGCGCTTCTCTATGTGATAGAAACAAAAAAGTATTCAGTAAACTATCTATCTGATCATGGTATAGCCATTATACATTTATCCAAGGCATGTATTTTAATCCCAAGACGGTAACCTTGACCCCGCTAGCAAAGTCATTTCTGACGGAGACGCTATATGGTGAACTCTTCTCAACCAATCACAGCCCGCCACCATTGCATGTACTCTACTTCATCATAGTTTTTGTATTAAACGAATGATAGGTAAATATCTGAAAATAATACTTCTGTGAGTTCCAAAATGTATTTTTACCAATAATTGAAACTAGTTCGAAGActtcaatttttttaaacttatgtattattttctgattttttgattTAATGCAATGATTTTAGCGACATTAAAAAGTTCaactatttttatttgaatttccattgtttctattttttttaaaatacGAGTCATAAACATTTCACAAATATCAATTATTCCAGTCTTATTTCAATCAATTTCAGAAACATTTCACACAATTTTCAATTCAGTCATATCTCAATCAGTTCTAGAAATATTTCATACACGTGCCAAGAAATTCACTGTTTTGAAACAATTTACAAATATAAATCGTAAAATTTGACATACCTTCCAACTATATATGTCACTTTCTGATCAATTTAGGAAATATTCTATATGTATTTCACCCAAGTTTTCAATTGTTTCAGACACATTTTAATAATTTTAGTCATACTTAGGAAAATTTGGTAAACTTGCATTTTGAATTTGGAAGAGGGTCACCCGCGCAGGCTAGgaggtgtgtgagcatgtgtgtTTTGGCTGGAATAGAgttgggcctctttgattcacggGGATCCGTAGGAATAGAAAAATCATAAAAATAGAGTATCATGTCCTCTTGTATCCTGTATAACTAGAAACCTACATAAATTTGGATGGAATAGTGCTTGACAGCCCACAAAAAAAAGAAATTATACCAAGAGCTTTGAGTGGATGATATTTTAATGAAATACAAATAAATTCTATGAAAAACAATCTAAGGATTCTAATCCCACGAGCCAAACGACCACCTTAGGAAATGTTTCGAAGCACTCAAGGCCTGACGAAAGGGACTGAGTAATGCTCCGGGAAGAAATGTGTTGCGTCCGATGAACATCAAACGACAGGGAAATTCTCCTGCTCCATCAACAGGCGCCGTTGCAAGTCTCACAAATTTGCGATATTTGTTACGCGTGGCCCAGATACCACACTGCAGAGCTGGGGACGCATGATAGACAGTCGACGTACGTACAACGCAGAAACAGCACTGCCCTTGGACGAGTTTGGAGAACCAATCACATGCGGATGAATGATTTGTGCGCACATGATCCCATCTCACAAACTATATTGTACTAGTAGTAATACGGTACTGATGAGCTACATTTGTAGCTAGCGTGAACCTGGTgtgatcgatcgtcgtataattatCAGCCCTGGCCTATGTGTGCATGCCGATGTTTGTGCATGCATGTGAAAGTCTGCATGCGGGTTCGTCGGTTAGCTCCAACGACAGCGAGTTCCGTCCCGTCTCGCCGAGCTTGCCTCCTCACGGGCCCTTGGAGCTCTCTGCGCGGGAGGGTGCCCGTGAGCTCTTCCTTTGTCGCCGGTCAGGTAAATGAATGTCCCGTGTCGCCTGGGATGCTAACCAAAGCTCTCGTGACGCATCAGGCTAAGCTCACCGCGCAATGGAAAATGATTCTCTATTCTCTTCCGATGTGGCACCGCGCCACCGCGATGCCTGCCCTGCACGGGAGTAATGCTAGACCCATCATGCAGGCTGATTTGTAGGATTAGGATTGGAAGTGGGGGTGAAAGGCCCACCCGACGGAACGTAATGCACATCGTCGAAATttttgaaataaattcagaaataaatatgAGCACCACGACTTGAACCCTGATGGCCTAGGGATACCATAGTCCctttaaccatccaaccacaagttgaTTCGCAGTAAATCTACAGGTTTAAAAGCCACATATGGGGTAAACATTTGTAGGAGGTTACGTAGGTTTAGTATTTTTGGCCTCCACGGTGCCGGACGAGCGAGCGGCTCATTCAGATGGGCCAAGCCAGGAGACCCTCACCATCGCACGCGCCGGACGGACCAAAGCTGCGCGAGGGTCGACATGCAAGATTTTTAATTAGAAactagttttttttttcaaaatacagACGCAGACACTCATACATATACATGTACACTCATCCTTATGAGCATATGCATACATCTTACCCCTTGAGATCTGCATTGTCGCACGCGTCAGACGGACCAAATTGCCATTAATGACCATAATTTTTGGAGGGCGCTCCAGGTCGAGCCCGCGAGTCTCCTTATTTAGTGGTTGAAGGAGGATATTTGGAGCGCACTCCATCACGAAAACGGATTGGCGCGGGTGACGTTTCGGCCTCCCATTGAGCTTCCCGTCTGCGTCGCCGCCTACCCTCCCTTGCCGTAGGGCCGCCTAGACCGCTTCTAGCCATTCCTAGTCCCCGTCGACGACACCATGGATACCGCCTTGATTACCGTGTCTGATTTTGTCGATTTGGAGTCTAATAACGCGACTTCAATGGCTCAAGTGGCGTCCACCACCGCTCAGGGAAGCACCTTATCCACACTGTTGGCAATGATTCTGGCAAAGCGGTGGCAAACCTTATCTCGCCATATGTAGGCAGGGGCCTCCAATCCCTGTTACCGAAGGGATCGAAAAAGTAGAAGGGGAAGGGTCGCGTCGTTGCCCCTCCTCCCTTCCTCCCGACGGTGGGCGAACTTGGGGCGCCTTCCCGGACCTAAGCCAGACTATAAACGATGATGAGGTAAAAAATACATCATTTTCTTCGTATGCGGATTTTGATTGAATGTGAGGTGAACATGGAAAAAGATTGGCAAATGTGCAATGTTTTTTATTTAGCGGTGATTATGCGAATTGGGGGAGGAGACGGTCAATAATGAACCATTCCTCGAAAGTATGATGGGTGATTCCGTCGGGACAAATGATTTTGATCTTGAGGGTGCATAATAGCCGCATTTTTAGCAAATGGATGTGTCTAGTCAAAATACAGAAGTTGCTAAATTCTAAGCCTCCATCGAAGAAGAAAGCAATTTGTAGAGAAAACTTCACCCTGGATGAGGATATTGCGCGGATGGGAAGATATCTCTCTCCATGTGGTCACTAAAAAAGATCAAACGAGTGCAAAGTACTGGAAGTATGTAGAGGGGCGTTTCAAAAATCATCTTGGGCGGAGAATGAAGTGTAGTCTTAAATCTCTCAAAAACTGATTGGGTATGATTCAAGATATGTGCAACAGTTGGTGGGTTTGTTTGGACCAAGTGAAGCACGCTCCTCCTAGTGTTGTCATCATTGACCAATATGTTAAAAAAAATCATTTCCATATTTGCGCTACTTTGAGCATTTTCTCTTCAGTTTGAGAATTTGTTTACTTTAGCAAATGATAGAACAAGATATGTACCAAAAATGGCAAAGTCGAACGGTGAATCGTTTGGCCTCCTACGTTGTTGGAATTTGTTGGAAGGGCATGAGAAGTGGAAGTCCAGGAATGATCACGACAATCCAAAATTTGGGAAGTGCAACAGTTCCGGAGACGGacgactgtaggatcgaaagtatgtctagaggggggggtgattagactacttgaccaaataaaaatctagccttttcccaattttagttcttggcagattttagctatcttagcacaagtcaagcaatctccacacaattcaagcaagcatgcaaaaaagtatatgagcagcggaaattaaagtatgcaacttgcaagaatgtaaagggaagggtttggaggattcaaacgcaattggagacacagatgtttttgtcgtggttccgataggtggtgctatcgtacatccacgttgatggagacttcaacccacggaggataacggttgcgcgagtccac
The sequence above is drawn from the Triticum aestivum cultivar Chinese Spring chromosome 7A, IWGSC CS RefSeq v2.1, whole genome shotgun sequence genome and encodes:
- the LOC123147858 gene encoding ABC transporter G family member 4, whose amino-acid sequence is MWLIHQLVTDRPQVAWPPYLHYHPSSSIESFHSFLAISGRTTMATTTTTTVTEPDNADESSPPSKNVMYELAARNIYYAKPAAAPTLSLGRLLKPCGAALSTPEYILRDVSLTARAGEILAVVGPSGAGKSTLLDILAVRTAPTHGRLLLNSAPLRSSSFRRLSAHVPQADVALSLLTVAETFTFAASLLYHTSASAASTAVTALLADLRLAHAAHTRVSASRLSGGERRRVSIGLALLRDPGVLLLDEPTSGLDSSSAFVVVGCLRAVAAARGTTVVLSIHQPSARLLSAVDSLLLLSRGIVLHHGSLASLDAALLSHGFAVPAQLNPLEYALEVIDQIPHPSPSSPEPKSEQDLTTKTSDSDRHRPVMATPPSLSCTSPCSRIHEFVVLYKRAWKVVYRSKQLLLTNFLEAVIVGTLLGTIYINAGYGEAGAQKRLGLFAFTLTFLLTSTTETLPTFVTERPIVLAETAAGLYRLSSHATAATMVFLPYLLAVALLYSSCVYFLVGLCASPAAFAVFVLVVWAVVLTANSFVLFISSFAPDYIAGMSLVSVSLAGFFLFSGYFLSRESTPVYWVFMHYASPYKYALDAMLANEYSCAANRCFGVAGAGEECSETGRDVLAARGLTAEERWTGVQVLFGFFLLYRVLYWVVLSRRASRAKR